ACGTTAAGAGGAGCCATGGAGGAGGCTTACCAAACAACCGCACTAACTGAGAGATTCTTCCCAGAATTCGAGCTAGACGCCGATGGAGATACTATAATCGCAGCCACAACTCGTTTacaagaagaggatgacAACGACAGTGACCCAGAAGATAACTCGTTAACCCAGAAGAGACACGTCCACGCAGTTCGGACAAGAAGATCATACAATAAACCGACCGCGACTTATCACAACAGGAGAAGCAATAATCCATCTAGAGAAGAGTGTGTAAAGAACCGTCTCTGTTTTTATTGTAAGAAAGAAGGACACCGCCTGAACGAATGTAGAGCTCGTAATGCGAGTTCTAGCCGATCCTGACCCTGAGTCGAAAGACCACACGAAATTTTCTATCACATCTCAACCTATTGTACATTATATCGCCATACCTGAAATGGACAAGACTGCCGAAAAacacataaaaataaaaaacacgAAAATAAGAACCCTGTTTGATAGTGGATCACCCACATCATTTATACAAAGAGATACCGTAAAACTCCTGAATCTGCCAATCCACGATACTCCGCCGCTCCGCTTTAGAGGATTCATATCTACCGAATCTGCCACGACCTCAGAAGCAGTTACTCTCGACCTTACAGTCGACAATCTGCAAATCAATGTAGCCGCATATGTACTCGATAAAATGGACTACCAACTCCTAATCGGAAATCCAATTCTACGCCGCTACCCGAAACTCCTGTACACAATCCTGAACACTAAGCAGTGTACTTCCGCCCAGAAGCCCAAGGCTTATCATCCCGAAAACATTAACTATGTGAAAGTTAAATGCGCTGGTAATCGTGGTAACTCCAGAACCAAGACACTGTCCTTTGCCCCCACTACTCCTGACGCAACTGACCTGAAATCCGCTGGTAATCGTGGCGACTCCAGAACTAACACCCTGTCTTTTGCCCCCACTATTCCTGACGCAACTGACCCGCTTACAACACTTGACAATCCAGGTAGTATTCACAATACATTTGCACAATTCCAGATACCTGAAGAAGCGATGATCCTagaagaggatgaaagATACTTCAACGTTGTTTCAACCATCCATAACGTCGAACCTAAAGCTATTGATCACAGCGATAAGGAACCATTTTCCACGTTGCCGGCTTGGTTACAACAGAAGTATACAGAGATTATACGTAATGATCTCCCAGCAAGATGTATGAACATCGACAACGCTCCCGTAAAACACGACATTGAAATTAAACCTGATGCACGACTACCTCGACTACAACCATATCACGTCACCGAAAAGAACGAACGAATAATCAACAAGATCGTTCAAGAACTGCTCGACAACAGATTCATTGTCCCCTCGAAATCTCCATGCAGTTCCCCCGTTGTCCTCGTCCCGAAGAAGGATGATACCTTCCGACTCTGTGTCGACTACCGTGCCCTGAACAAGGCAACTATCTCCGACCCATTTCCATTACCCAGAATCGACAACCTATTAAGCCGTATTGGGAATGCCCAAATATTCACCACGCTAGATTTGCACAGTGGTTATCACCAGATTCCAATGGAACCAAAAGACCGCTACAAAACCGCTTTTGTCACCCCGTCCGGTAAATATGAATACACTGTCATGCCATTTGGTCTAGTCAATGCACCTAGCACCTTTGCAAGATACATGGCCGACATTTTCAGAGACTTGAGATTTGTCAATGTCTATCTTGATGACATATTAATCTTCTCTGAATCCCAAGAAGAACATTGGAAACACTTAGATACAGTTCTTGGAAGACTAAAGGACGAAAACCTTATTgttaaaaggaaaaaatgtcaaTTTGCATCAaaacaaattgaattcCTAGGCTATAGTATTGGAATCCAGAGAATAGCCCCACTGCAACACAAATGTGCAGCAATCCGAGACTTCCCGACCCCGAAAACAGTAAAACAAGCACAACGATTTTTAGGAATGATTAATTACTACAGACGATTCATTCCAGAATGTTCTAAGATAGCACAACCCATTCAACTGTTTATTTGTGACAAAAGTCAATGGacagaagaacaagacaAAGCAATCGAGAAGCTGAAAACCGCCCTATGTAGTTCCCCTGTTTTGATACCATTCGATAGCAAAGCAACTTACCGATTAACCACAGACGCCTCAAAAGATGGTATTGGTGCTGTTCtagaagaaatcaatacaaaaaacaaacttatTGGTGTCGTCGGTTATTTCTCTAAGACCTTAGAAGGCGCTCAGAAGAATTATCCCGCAGGCGAATTAGAACTACTTGGAATTATTAAAGCACTCCACCACTTCCGATATATGCTTCACGGTAAGCATTTTACATTGAGAACAGACCACATCAGCTTACTGTCACTACAGAATAAAAACGAACCCGCACGACGCGTACAACGATGGTTAGACGACCTAGCCACCTATGAATTTACCTTAGAATACCTAGCAGGACCCAAGAATGTCGTTGCCGATGCCATATCCCGTGCCGTATACACCACATTTCCAGAAACACCCGATCCTATCAACCCAGAAAGCTGGAAAACTGAATATAAATCAGACCCATTGTGTAGTGCTACGTTAATTCATCTGAATGAACTGACGCAACACAATGTCAAACCGGAGGATATGTCAGCCTTCCATAGCTACcgaaagaaatttcaattatCCGAGACCTTCCGTAAGAACTACTCCATCGTAGACGAAATAATCTACTATCGAGACCGATTAGTAGTCCCGGTAAAACAACAGAACGAAGTCATAAAACTGTATCACGATCATACTTTATTCGGAGGCCATTTTGGTGTAACTGTAACATTTGGAAAGATTGCTCCAATTTATTACTGGCCGAAATTGCAACATTCAATTACACAATACATCCGTACCTGCGTACAATGTCAACTCACAAAATCACATCGACCACGTTCACAAGGACTATTGCAACCGCTTCCCGTAGCAGAAGGAAGATGGCTTAATATATCAATGGATTTTGTGACTGGACTACCCTTAACAACAAACGATTTGAATATGATCCTCGTTGTTGTCGACCGCTTCTCGAAACGCGCTCACTTCATAGctacaagaaaaacagcAGACGCATCACAGCTAATAAATACGCTATTCCGCTATATCTTTTCATATCATGGTTTCCCGAAAACAATAACCAGTGATAGAGACATCCGTATAACCgcagaaaaatatcaagaacttACAAAAAGATTAGGGATAAAATCGACAATGTCTTCTGCAAACCACCCCCAAACAGATGGACAATCCGAAAGAACGATTCAAACATTGAACCGATTGCTAAGAGCTTATGCCTCCACCAATACCCGGAACTGGCACACCTACTTACCAcaaattgaatttgtcTATAACTCCACACCGACCAGAACACTTGGAAAGTCACCATTCGAAATTGATTTAGGATATACTCCCAATGCACCTACCATTAAAACGGATTGCGAAATCAATGCAAGAAGTTTTACCGCCGTAGAACTGGCCCGACACCTCAAAGCTATTACGATCCAAACAAAAGAACGACTAGAGTCTGCTCAGATTGAAATGGAAACTAATAACAACCAAAGACGTAAAACTTTGTTATTGAACATAGGAGATCACGTACTAGTGCATAGAGATgcatatttcaagaaaggaGCATATATGAAGGTACAACCTATATATGTTGGACCATTTCGAGTtgtcaagaaaataaatgataACGCTTACGAACTCGACTTGGATTCACACAAGAGAAAACATAGAGTTATTAACGTACAATActtaaagaaatttgtaTACCGACCCGACGCATATCCAAAGAATAAACCAATCAGTTCCGTTGAAAGAATCAACAGAGCCAATGAAGTCATTGCAGTTATAGGGATAGATACCACACACAAAGCATACTTATGTCGTATGCAGGATGTGGACCCGACAATCTCAGTAGAATATTCAGAAGCTGAATTCTACCAAATCCCAGAGGAAATACGAAAGTCAATATTAGCCAATTTTAGACAATTGTACGAGACTCAAGACAACTCCGAGAGAGAGGAAGATGTTGTATCTCAAAATGAGATACCTCAGCATTACTAGATTTATCAACCTAGACATAAAACATGTATGAAACACGTACCAAACAATAGTTCCAAAACAGACAAGATTGAGTATACTAGGCAGCCTACTTGCCTAAGATGAACCAAACCAACCAAACGTATAAATACCTGAACAATTAGTTTAGATCCGAGATTCCGCGCTTCCACCCTTTAGTTAGATTCAGAtcttatatagattatataGGATAAGTAACATTCTGTGAATCACGTTAATAATAAGTCTGACAACAAGTTACTCTCCTAAACGAATTTAGGATTGTCAAGACATCCGGTATTACTCGAGCCCGTAATACAACACTCTCCACAAATTAAGCGGGCGTGTGGTCTAGTGGTATGATTCTCGCTTTGGGTGATTTTCCTGGGAAACCGGAAGAACAAAGCATGCGAGAGGCCCTGGGTTCAATTCCCAGCTCGcccctttttttattttttataaacctttttgaaaactcaACATGGTATCCACGGATATCCATGCAAAGTGAAACGTCGGCTGCCAAGAGTTTAAAAAGTATCTTGGTTATTGTAATACAATTATTAGAGTGTAGAGaatgctttttttccagtGCCTTACTATTGTCTTAATTTTTGGCTAGCGTCGATGAGGAAACCAAATACTTTTGCACCCCGTCTTCTCCTACATAGTTTAAAGAAAGTCcaattttgttcttgatTAGAACTATAAACAAGCTACTAATTGTTAACAACCACTCTTTACACGGTTCAGATTACTTGCCTTGTACTAGTGGTTCTCGTGCTTTTCCACTTTATTAGTAATTCTTAACATAGTTTTGTTTATTGCCTTTAGTTATGTTTTGACATTTTATATCTCATGAACCAGTATACGAGTTCATCTTTTAAATGGTCTGCTACAATGTACAAAGCAAActaattttttggaatagTGGTAGCTAGATGCATCTTAAACAAGTTTAAGCTTCGTCGCTACTAACGATTTCCAACCAATACATTTAAATAGCAAACTGCTATAGGAATCAACGTTGTATGAGGCAATCAAACGAGATATAATGACGCAGCGACTGAGGCAGGCCTaaagttttttgaactttcgATAAATCATTTTGCTCCCCAGTAATTAGCCAAAAATGATTGAAGATATAATATTTCTCATATTCGATATCTTGAGTACGATAACATCCTGGAAAGAACAAAcggaaagagaaaaacgTTACCTACGCGAGCATGATAATGTTCGTCGCATTGGCAAGCGCGGTTAATCTTCATGACAATGGTACTAGTGTGATCAGTCAGGTTTGTGTTTAGCGCCCACTGCTTATTCCGATGAACACACATTGTGTTCCCCTAAATTCTACCCTCCCATGCCGGGCGACGAGGGAAATTTTAGTTTTTGAATACTTTTTATATTAATAATTGAAATTAtaatcaagaaaagttATACTTTTATAATTATTAAAATACTTTTTCATATTAAAACATCTTCACGATTATTGATACATATTGTATAGACCAATCACGTTCATCAAAACGTTCATGATGGAGCATTCCGTGGTCTCCTACCAACAAATCGAAAAAGGCCTGGGAAAAGTGGAAAGACTTAATAGATCACTGTGCAGCATGTCCAAAGAACGAGCATACATGTTACGGTGATCTAAAATGTGGTATATATGCGATGAGCACTGTATTTTGACCGCTTGGGCGGTGTATACGTTGGTTGAGTACGTCATAAAATTGCAGAAGCGTAGTAGCAATATTATCCCCGGTGATTTTCCTTATGAAAGTGGACCTTTggttcttgaaaaatcagGTACCAGTACGTTATATAAGCGTGCTGATGACGTGCAATTCGAGAACGTAGTGGCCAACATGAATGGTGTGCCAGCATCAATTGTGTACCAACTTATTTATTGAACATGACGTACGCTGACGGCAGCGTTGAGGTCTCTCTATACTTCTATCCGGATTTACTGGCGAATGCCAACTCCATTTATAGCAAAGATTACACTGAGCAATACACTCAAATCCCATTCATAGCTAGTTTGAAATACAGCGTATATCCAGTTCATCCAGAACACCGTTTAATTGTCCAGTATGATTGGGATGATGTTTGGGCGCAGACGTCATCAAGGATGGGTGATATGATGGATTACTCCTGCAATGATATGGCTTCAGTGGATATGAACGACTAAGGCAAAGGAAGCTGGCCTACCTTGATGTACACTGGTCAGCTAGTGTTGGAGTTTTCTGTTAGTTTTAGCAGCGAATTTCGAAACCAGTCCCGCGTCCTACATGTTCCTGTGTCTAACGCTTGTACATACAATTACACCCATTTTGAGTACAACTAGTGGCACTCTAGAGTATATATCATTCACACTCAGTATAATTGGCGCTAACACAAATTAGTTTGCTTCCTTCTTGCATTTCTCAAAGTAGGTAGAATGTTTCGGTAGTATATGGCATTTCATCTTTAACTACGGGAATGCTAATTTTGTTTGAACAAGATTCAACTATACATTGATTAGTATTACAGCAGATTAACAGTATTGCTAGTGttgaaacgaaaaaataagtAATTTCACATGATATCGAGAGTATTTCTGTTCTGCTTCATATATCTTGCCATTCACATCCTATTTTGTTATACTACTAATCAATGATGACAGTAaattcttgttccaacactATTGACACCATATCGTGCTATTCTATGAACATGAATAATCGATGGAATAGATGATTATCTTCCAACAGTTATTCATACAAAGAAGGAAGCTCAGCTAAAAAATATCTGACTATAAGCGGCATCATTATTGGAGAGGACAGAACAATTCTCTCCCAACAATTTTTATAACGTGTAAATTTTGACCAGCACaactaaagaaaaaatcaaacattTTTGCGActtcaaattattcaatAGCACCTTGAAGGATTTCTTTACAGCTCCTGGCGCCTTTGCCATGTTCTTTTACGATGGCTTTTCCTTCAACCTTCAAGCTGGCGTTCACACTTGATTCAATTAatttaaaatcaaaataaacaaattttaGAAGCTGTGATTCGGATTAAAGCTCACCAACTTTTTCTCGTTCAAAGCAAATGGTCTTGAGTTATTATGGACAGTCACAGGCTGTCCTTCATGTTTATTAAGCATGAGCTTGCTAGATATCCTTCTCTTAtttataattttcttcagattATCAATTTTCAACAGACATGAGAGCGGACGAAAAGCAAtttaagaagaaaacaggATAATGAAAATTGTCAGATGCTTATGCTCATCGCACAAACTTAGATATTTGTTCAAAGACCTATAAAGTTAGACTTTACGGCAGCCTTTGAATGCCTGTACTGTTGACGATAACAGAAAAACCTgattcttgattttcagACGAAtttaattgaaaaatttcagtaCAAAGAGTAAGTGAGAAGTTGACAATTTCagttaaataaaaatttgatttttttttttaaaattaTCTAGCGATGGGTGAATATGATGGTCTTGTAGATTTATTGGATAGTGATTTGGAATATTCTGTGAAGGATGGAACTCCTGATGGAAATAATTGCTTTACTCAGTCAAGTTTTAATGATTCGCACCTAACGTCAAGAAATGGCGACTTGAATGCGAGGTCCTTTCTGTCTACGTTAAGTGATGATTCCTTAATTGAATATGTCAATCAGCTGTCCCAAACCAATAAGAACAACTACAATTTAACTGCAGGAGCCTCAAGATTTTCTACTATAAAGGTTGACTGTGATGATTTGCACACTGACCTTAGCAGTAGCGAAGATTCACCCATTGCTCATAGCGTTGTTGAAGTTCAAGAAAGTGATAACAATAGTGATgacattaaaaaaaatactgtgTATACTAGAGAGATTTATTTCCGAGACAAGGCCCAAGGACAGAGTGTACAAGATCAAATGCTAAGAGAACAATATAAAGATCGAATTTCCAGccagaacaagaaaatattcaagaacTGCGTCATCTATATAAATGGTTACACAAAACCTGGCAGGCTGCAACTACATGAAATGATAGTTTTACATGGTGGAAAGTTTTTGCACTACTTGTctgcaaagaaaacaattaCTCATATAGTGGCTTCCAGTTTAccattaaaaaaaaggattgAATTTGCAAATTACAAAGTAGTTAGTCCGGATTGGATAACAGATAGTATTAGGGAAGGAAGGTTGATGCCCTGGAAAATTTACTCCTTGACAGCCAAACTTGATGagcaacaaaaaaagttggaTAATTGTAAAACGGTAAAATCCATGCCGTTCTCGCTAAAATCCAGCCAGGATAAAACACCTACAGATATACGCTCGGCATTGCTACCAGTAGAACCGCCACCATTGACAGACCTTCATAGTttagaatcaaaaaagatagTAGACTGTAATGATCCGAACTTTCTTACTTCTTACTTTGCTCATTCGAGGCTACATCATCTTTCTGTATGGAAAGCCAATCTGAGGGATAAATTTCTGAATGAGAACATTAATAATTACACCAAGATTACAAAAAAGGACACCTATACTATATTCCacattgattttgattgtttttttgcaaCTGTTGCGTATCTATGTAGAAGTGCTTGTTTCTCCGCATGCgacttcaaaaaagatCCTGTAGTGGTGTGCCATGGTACTAAAAATTCAGATATAGCTAGTTGTAATTATGTGGCAAGGTCTTTCGGAATTAGGAATGGTATGTGGGTTTCTCAAGCAGAAAAAATGTTGCCAAATGGAATCAAACTAATATCATTGCCGTACAATTTTGAGGAATTTCAATTAAAATCTGAAGCGTTCTACAATACTCTGAAGGAGTTGAACGTATTCAATTTAATATTACCCATTTCCATTGACGAAGCTGTTTGTGTCAAAGTAATCTCAAATGATGCTCATAATAGTAGGACTTTAAATTCGATTCTATGCGAGGAAATACGCCATGAAGTGTTTCAGAAGACCAGTGGTTGCACGGTAAGTATTGGATGTTCTGATTCTCTAGTGCTAGCAAGACTAGCTCTGAAAATGTCGAAACCGAATGGTCACAGTATTACGTTCAAAAGTGATatatctgaaaaattttggtcCAATTTCAAGCTAGATGATTTACCTGGGGTCGGCCGTTctattctttcaaaattagaaTCAACGTTCGACAGTCCACCCTCTTTGAATGCTTTAAGGAAACGATATACTTTAGATAGTTTGAAGGCAAGCGTAGGCTCCAAGTTGGGCATGAAAATTCATCTTGCACTACAGGGCcaagatgatgaggaaagCCTAAAGATACTATATGATCCCAAAGAAGTTTTGCAAAGGAAATCATTATCAATAGATATCAATTGGGGCATCAGGTTTGAAAATATAACTCAAGTAGATTTATTCATAGAAAGAGGATGTCAATATCTCCTGAGGAAATTAAACGAAATTAGCAAAACTGCGTCTCAAATCACATTAAAACTCATGAAAAGGTGTAAAGATGCTCCTATTGAACCTTCTAAATACATGGGTATGGGAAGATGTGACCCGTTCAGTCGTAGCAGCAGACTAGGTATTCCAACGAATGAGTTTGGGATTATTGTTACCGAGATGAAAAGTTTGTATCGAAGTTTAGGCTGTCCCCCGAAGGAATTAAGAGGCATAGCTTTACAATTCAACAAATTAATCGATGCAGATTCGGGGAAAAACCAGCTAAAACTGAGATTGCCATTCAAAACAATAGTGACGAACAGAGCATTCGAGGACTTACCAGAAGATGTAAAAACTGACATTAACAACGAGTTTGATAGGAGAAATTACTTGAGAAATGAATCTGGATCAGCTTCAAACTTGCTGAGccccaaaaaaaatagatttGCATTTTTGAGAACATCGAACACAAACGACTTGCCCAGCACTATGGAAGAACAATTCATGAGTGAACTACCCACTCAAGTTCGAGCAGAAGTAAGGCACGACTTAAGgattcagaaaaaaatccgACGAACGAAGTTGGGAAACTTACacgaaaaaattaaaagaagagaagaaaacttgCAAAACGAGAAAAATCATTTCGTGGGTCATAATAGTATTTTCAAACCAATCAAGTTCCAGAACCTGACCCGATTCAAAGAGATTTGTAAGTTAGTGACGCTATGGGTCGCCGAAACCTTGGGTGATGGGGGCCCACACGAGAAAGATGTTAAATTATTTGTGAAATATTTAATTAAACTTTGTGATTCCAATAGAGTTCATCTGGTTCTTCACTTATCGAATCTAATATCAAGAGAGTTGCATATTCGTGCCTCTTCAAACCAGGACCATTCCGGTTTCCAAACGTGGGAAAGAATCTTACTCAATGACGTAATTCCACTTTTAAACAGAAACAAGCATACATTCCAAACTGTGCGTAAGCTTGACATGGACTTCGaagtataaaaaaaaacaaaaaaaaaaacgcaGTTAGTAGTATATATCAGTTGTAATATCCAAACGTTTAacaaaataagaaaaaaaaaaaaagggaaatcTAACTGAAGCAATGgacaattttttatataaataggtaaaacaaaaaagggaCTTTAATTTTTACTAAAATTCTTCACCAACAGTAGAAACACGTAGGGTATTTGAATGACCGACGCCGCCTCTGAAGCCTTGGATGGAAACAACGGTATCACCATTTTCAACCATTCCAAAAGACCTCGCCATTTCAACGCCAAACTTTAGGCGTCTGTGAACGTCCTCGGCCCAATCGTCTAGGCGTTTTGGCTCATAAACAAACGGGAAAACGCCTCTATACAAATGTGCAATTCTTGCCGTTCTTGCATGTCTTGTTACCAGTATAATGGGACAGCTTGGTCTATACTTGGACAATAGTCTTGCCGTGTTCCCCGTAGTGGATAATACAACAATGGCTTTACCATCTTGCTCCAATATTGCTGCTGTGGCTGCGGCAGCCACCGTTTCAGTAGTGGAAGTAGGTTTGGGAGTGGCGTCTCTAAGATCGTCATAAAGAGCTAAATGTGCAATGGTGCTTTCAGCAATCAGAGCCGTAGCCGCCATAGTATTAACTGCATTCACTGGATAATCACCCTTTGCCGTCTCTCCAGACAGCATAACACAATCAGCGCCATCCAGCACAGCATTTCCCACATCCGAGACTTCAGCCCTTGTGGGTCTTGGGTTGTAGGTCATGGATTCTAGCATTTGAGTTGCGCAAATGACAGGTTTGCCCGCCAAATTACATTTTGCGAtaagttttttttgaatggcCAACACTTCAGGTGCCAGTATCTCTATGCCCAAATCGCCCCTTGCTATCATGACACCATCTGTCACTTGCAGGATTTCATCGAAGTTATCTAGGCCCTGTTGATTTTCGATCTTGGAGATGATTTTAATATCTTGCCCTTCAAGGCCTAAGGCTTTCCTAATAGTCAAGACGTCTTCGGGAGTCCTTATAAAAGAGGCAAACACCATATTAATCCCGTTGCGGACGCCGAATCGCAAGTCGTCCATGTCCTTTGAAGATAGAGGAGGCAAATCGACGGCAGTGTTGGGTAAATTTACACCTTTACGAGATGAGATATAACCCGAGTTTACCGCCTGAACCCTTAAATTAGATTCATCAATGATCTGAAGGACCTTGAAAGAGAGAATTCCATCATCAACGTAAATGAATTTCCCGGGGACAATTACTTTTGTCAGGTGGGCGTAGTCTATATACATGATTTTATCATTGGAATTGTTTTCGAACTTTGCGTCAGTGGTGAAGATCATTTGATGGTCTATGGGGATGTGGAAGTCCTGGTCGTTTGAGGTGCGGCCTGTTCTGATCTCAGGACCCTTGGTATCGAGGGCAATGGCAAGCGGCCTTCCGGGGAACTGCTGTTCTGATTTCATAGCATTTTCGATCACGGATTGGTGGAATTCGCGGGAGCCATGGGAGAAATTCAGCCGGATAATGTTCAAGCCAGCTTTTCTCAGTGCAGTGATTGCCTCGCAGCTATTTGTCTTGGGCCCAATGGTACCTATGATGGAGGTCCGTCTAAGTTGCTGCGGGGTCCCTATTTTCAAGTTAGCTAGTCTTTGCAGTCTTGATTCTGGCATTGGCGGCGGTGCTGTTACGATTGTGCTATGGAAGGAAACAATTGCTGTTCTACGTACGATCTATTGAATTTTCTACGCACGTTTtttgcatatatatatatatatatatatatatatatatacgtatattATCGAGTATTTTTCACAGGCGATGACATTTACCCCTGTTTCTCAGGGTGCGTCGCTAAATGCATACgacggaaaaaaaaaaatttccttgaaaaactttttaTGGGCTTTTACAAAAACTTATGTATGTGTATGTGTGCGcatttatatttatttttatatgtGTTTTTACCTCCGCATGGGGCGTGGCAAGGGGAAGCATCTTGAATATTAGTACCGTGGTCATAAAAGTGTTACAACAAGGTGTCCATAAACTTATCTTTGATACTGGTGGGGGGCAGTCTCAACTCTTCGATTTCTCTTGACTTCTCCTCGATCTCCACCAAGCCTCTGGTGACGTCGATTTCGGACACGGGGAGCCACCACTGGTGCCAGGTCCTGGTGTAGAGCTTGTGCCCCAACCACAGAACCAAAAAGATAGGCAATGTGACGTAGGCGGCGATAAAGTCCGCCACTTTCCAGTACTTGGGG
The DNA window shown above is from Saccharomyces kudriavzevii IFO 1802 strain IFO1802 genome assembly, chromosome: 15 and carries:
- the SKDI15G4800 gene encoding uncharacterized protein: MDKTAEKHIKIKNTKIRTLFDSGSPTSFIQRDTVKLLNLPIHDTPPLRFRGFISTESATTSEAVTLDLTVDNLQINVAAYVLDKMDYQLLIGNPILRRYPKLLYTILNTKQCTSAQKPKAYHPENINYVKVKCAGNRGNSRTKTLSFAPTTPDATDLKSAGNRGDSRTNTLSFAPTIPDATDPLTTLDNPGSIHNTFAQFQIPEEAMILEEDERYFNVVSTIHNVEPKAIDHSDKEPFSTLPAWLQQKYTEIIRNDLPARCMNIDNAPVKHDIEIKPDARLPRLQPYHVTEKNERIINKIVQELLDNRFIVPSKSPCSSPVVLVPKKDDTFRLCVDYRALNKATISDPFPLPRIDNLLSRIGNAQIFTTLDLHSGYHQIPMEPKDRYKTAFVTPSGKYEYTVMPFGLVNAPSTFARYMADIFRDLRFVNVYLDDILIFSESQEEHWKHLDTVLGRLKDENLIVKRKKCQFASKQIEFLGYSIGIQRIAPLQHKCAAIRDFPTPKTVKQAQRFLGMINYYRRFIPECSKIAQPIQLFICDKSQWTEEQDKAIEKLKTALCSSPVLIPFDSKATYRLTTDASKDGIGAVLEEINTKNKLIGVVGYFSKTLEGAQKNYPAGELELLGIIKALHHFRYMLHGKHFTLRTDHISLLSLQNKNEPARRVQRWLDDLATYEFTLEYLAGPKNVVADAISRAVYTTFPETPDPINPESWKTEYKSDPLCSATLIHLNELTQHNVKPEDMSAFHSYRKKFQLSETFRKNYSIVDEIIYYRDRLVVPVKQQNEVIKLYHDHTLFGGHFGVTVTFGKIAPIYYWPKLQHSITQYIRTCVQCQLTKSHRPRSQGLLQPLPVAEGRWLNISMDFVTGLPLTTNDLNMILVVVDRFSKRAHFIATRKTADASQLINTLFRYIFSYHGFPKTITSDRDIRITAEKYQELTKRLGIKSTMSSANHPQTDGQSERTIQTLNRLLRAYASTNTRNWHTYLPQIEFVYNSTPTRTLGKSPFEIDLGYTPNAPTIKTDCEINARSFTAVELARHLKAITIQTKERLESAQIEMETNNNQRRKTLLLNIGDHVLVHRDAYFKKGAYMKVQPIYVGPFRVVKKINDNAYELDLDSHKRKHRVINVQYLKKFVYRPDAYPKNKPISSVERINRANEVIAVIGIDTTHKAYLCRMQDVDPTISVEYSEAEFYQIPEEIRKSILANFRQLYETQDNSEREEDVVSQNEIPQHY
- the SKDI15G4810 gene encoding uncharacterized protein — encoded protein: MTYADGSVEVSLYFYPDLLANANSIYSKDYTEQYTQIPFIASLKYSVYPVHPEHRLIVQYDWDDVWAQTSSRMGDMMDYSCNDMASVDMND
- the REV1 gene encoding deoxycytidyl transferase (similar to Saccharomyces cerevisiae REV1 (YOR346W); ancestral locus Anc_7.46); this encodes MGEYDGLVDLLDSDLEYSVKDGTPDGNNCFTQSSFNDSHLTSRNGDLNARSFLSTLSDDSLIEYVNQLSQTNKNNYNLTAGASRFSTIKVDCDDLHTDLSSSEDSPIAHSVVEVQESDNNSDDIKKNTVYTREIYFRDKAQGQSVQDQMLREQYKDRISSQNKKIFKNCVIYINGYTKPGRLQLHEMIVLHGGKFLHYLSAKKTITHIVASSLPLKKRIEFANYKVVSPDWITDSIREGRLMPWKIYSLTAKLDEQQKKLDNCKTVKSMPFSLKSSQDKTPTDIRSALLPVEPPPLTDLHSLESKKIVDCNDPNFLTSYFAHSRLHHLSVWKANLRDKFLNENINNYTKITKKDTYTIFHIDFDCFFATVAYLCRSACFSACDFKKDPVVVCHGTKNSDIASCNYVARSFGIRNGMWVSQAEKMLPNGIKLISLPYNFEEFQLKSEAFYNTLKELNVFNLILPISIDEAVCVKVISNDAHNSRTLNSILCEEIRHEVFQKTSGCTVSIGCSDSLVLARLALKMSKPNGHSITFKSDISEKFWSNFKLDDLPGVGRSILSKLESTFDSPPSLNALRKRYTLDSLKASVGSKLGMKIHLALQGQDDEESLKILYDPKEVLQRKSLSIDINWGIRFENITQVDLFIERGCQYLLRKLNEISKTASQITLKLMKRCKDAPIEPSKYMGMGRCDPFSRSSRLGIPTNEFGIIVTEMKSLYRSLGCPPKELRGIALQFNKLIDADSGKNQLKLRLPFKTIVTNRAFEDLPEDVKTDINNEFDRRNYLRNESGSASNLLSPKKNRFAFLRTSNTNDLPSTMEEQFMSELPTQVRAEVRHDLRIQKKIRRTKLGNLHEKIKRREENLQNEKNHFVGHNSIFKPIKFQNLTRFKEICKLVTLWVAETLGDGGPHEKDVKLFVKYLIKLCDSNRVHLVLHLSNLISRELHIRASSNQDHSGFQTWERILLNDVIPLLNRNKHTFQTVRKLDMDFEV
- the PYK2 gene encoding pyruvate kinase PYK2 (similar to Saccharomyces cerevisiae CDC19 (YAL038W) and PYK2 (YOR347C); ancestral locus Anc_7.45), producing the protein MPESRLQRLANLKIGTPQQLRRTSIIGTIGPKTNSCEAITALRKAGLNIIRLNFSHGSREFHQSVIENAMKSEQQFPGRPLAIALDTKGPEIRTGRTSNDQDFHIPIDHQMIFTTDAKFENNSNDKIMYIDYAHLTKVIVPGKFIYVDDGILSFKVLQIIDESNLRVQAVNSGYISSRKGVNLPNTAVDLPPLSSKDMDDLRFGVRNGINMVFASFIRTPEDVLTIRKALGLEGQDIKIISKIENQQGLDNFDEILQVTDGVMIARGDLGIEILAPEVLAIQKKLIAKCNLAGKPVICATQMLESMTYNPRPTRAEVSDVGNAVLDGADCVMLSGETAKGDYPVNAVNTMAATALIAESTIAHLALYDDLRDATPKPTSTTETVAAAATAAILEQDGKAIVVLSTTGNTARLLSKYRPSCPIILVTRHARTARIAHLYRGVFPFVYEPKRLDDWAEDVHRRLKFGVEMARSFGMVENGDTVVSIQGFRGGVGHSNTLRVSTVGEEF